The following coding sequences are from one Anolis sagrei isolate rAnoSag1 chromosome 6, rAnoSag1.mat, whole genome shotgun sequence window:
- the LOC132777829 gene encoding zinc finger protein 524-like translates to MEPSHRWHVDRGDGHPAELQAKARVLVPGGSDWSRPDNHGSVGFEDQVIETCPTLPWSHYMQNPLTNDIPTNHIAIEDRPPHPEIYSIALWGPKLHSALTRNKGGRSNAQASAPNSKQRGQQGGGDANDEGSLVLIDAEGVPHTVSRQEAELAGQMQSSEPELLASAPPPRQLYFCPICLRTFLYQSDLERHSITHSESKPYVCRECGKAFKRSSHLQRHKHIHTGERPFSCPVCRKGFRESGELLRHQRVHTGEKPYQCQICRLRFTERNTLRRHAKRKHARETYYQRSVEEGGGSWTTAGDWESEMVSGSGDWGTEDLGNSWNNEASEDCVGEGNQWGEAVEGGRGNSPIIISHLPETEHIKDKDKPGIQPP, encoded by the coding sequence ATGGAGCCATCTCACAGGTGGCATGTCGACAGAGGTGATGGGCATCCAGCAGAGCTGCAGGCAAAGGCCCGAGTGCTGGTGCCCGGCGGGAGTGATTGGTCAAGACCGGACAACCACGGCAGCGTCGGGTTTGAGGACCAGGTGATAGAAACCTGCCCCACACTTCCTTGGTCACACTATATGCAGAACCCACTGACCAATGACATCCCCACGAATCATATCGCTATAGAGGACAGACCTCCCCACCCAGAGATCTACAGCATTGCTCTATGGGGGCCAAAGCTGCATTCAGCACTGACCAGAAACAAAGGGGGAAGATCCAATGCACAGGCTTCCGCTCCTAACTCCAAGCAACGGGGTCAGCAGGGAGGAGGAGATGCCAATGACGAGGGGTCCCTGGTGTTGATTGATGCTGAAGGAGTGCCCCACACAGTCTCCCGACAGGAGGCAGAGCTGGCTGGGCAGATGCAGTCCTCAGAGCCGGAGCTGCTGGCATCAGCCCCACCACCACGGCAGCTGTACTTTTGCCCCATTTGCCTACGGACGTTCCTATACCAGTCGGACTTGGAGCGCCACAGCATCACCCACTCAGAGAGCAAACCATATGTGTGTCGCGAGTGTGGCAAGGCCTTCAAGCGCTCCTCGCATCTTCAGCGACACAAGCACATCCATACTGGTGAACGACCCTTTAGCTGCCCGGTCTGCCGCAAAGGTTTCCGAGAATCAGGTGAGCTCTTGCGCCACCAACGagtccatacaggagagaagccctaCCAGTGCCAGATTTGCCGGCTGCGCTTCACAGAACGCAACACCCTCCGCCGGCACGCCAAGCGGAAGCACGCCCGGGAGACCTACTACCAGCGCTCAGTTGAGGAAGGAGGCGGCAGCTGGACTACCGCAGGAGACTGGGAATCAGAAATGGTGTCTGGAAGTGGTGACTGGGGGACAGAGGACCTTGGCAATAGCTGGAACAATGAAGCATCAGAGGATTGCGTTGGGGAGGGGAACCAGTGGGGGGAAGCTGTAGAAGGTGGAAGAGGAAACAGTCCCATAATCATTTCACACCTGCCTGAGACTGAACATATCAAGGACAAAGACAAACCTGGGATACAACCCCCATAA